In Nostoc sp. CENA543, a single genomic region encodes these proteins:
- a CDS encoding anti-sigma regulatory factor, with product MITISLRPVGRYWGTLSFASTLYLCPILDLLLAEIPAKLQAELRLGLQEALVNAAKHGNNLDPSKKVVVRFSLIDNQYWWVISDQGSGFSPTNSENEDPTDYLPPDESESGRGMCLLHQIFDQVEWNRKGTELRLCKQMENRPRLSLRR from the coding sequence GTGATTACCATTTCCCTTCGTCCAGTTGGACGTTATTGGGGCACACTTAGTTTCGCCTCAACGCTTTATCTCTGTCCTATCTTAGACTTACTTTTGGCGGAAATTCCAGCCAAATTACAAGCAGAACTGCGGCTAGGACTCCAAGAAGCCCTAGTAAATGCAGCTAAACATGGTAATAATCTTGATCCGAGTAAAAAAGTTGTAGTCCGCTTTTCCCTAATAGACAATCAATATTGGTGGGTGATATCAGACCAGGGTTCTGGCTTTAGTCCTACGAATAGTGAAAATGAAGACCCAACCGATTATTTACCACCTGATGAATCAGAAAGTGGCAGAGGTATGTGTCTGCTACACCAAATTTTTGATCAAGTAGAGTGGAATCGCAAAGGGACAGAACTAAGACTGTGTAAGCAAATGGAAAACCGCCCCCGTCTGTCTTTGAGGCGGTAA
- a CDS encoding DUF6439 family protein, with product MSQPSQVSQTNQLNEFSDLELAQALMERLSISPNDWHRLKSNRNSRASEQIAAAMIFMLKNQPQEALVRLEQAVGWLNRSISAPPCPTHGNKGMGTGD from the coding sequence ATGTCTCAACCTAGCCAGGTTTCACAAACCAATCAACTCAATGAATTTAGCGACTTAGAACTAGCCCAAGCCCTGATGGAAAGGCTGAGTATTTCACCTAACGATTGGCATCGCCTCAAGTCTAACCGCAATTCCCGCGCTAGTGAACAAATCGCAGCCGCTATGATATTTATGCTCAAAAACCAACCCCAAGAAGCTCTTGTTAGACTAGAACAAGCTGTTGGTTGGTTAAATCGTTCTATTTCCGCCCCTCCCTGTCCAACGCATGGAAATAAGGGAATGGGGACTGGGGACTAG